The sequence cctccaccCTCCCGCGTCCTCAAGGCCTCCACTGAAAGTCCTGACACCGCCGGAACAACCTCAACCGGCGAAGGAGGATTTATGGTGGTTCACGGCGGTTCTTCCCTCGGAGGGGGAGGCAGGTTTAGATTCCGTGAGTGTCTCAAGAACCAAGCGGTGAACATAGGAGGACACGCGGTGGATGGCTGTGGCGAGTTTATGCCGGCTGGAATCGAAGGTACCATCGAAGCCCTAAAATGCGCCGCTTGTGGCTGTCACCGTAACTTCCACCGCAAGGAATCACTTTacttccaccaccaccacgcGCCGCCGCAACAGCAgcatcatcctcctcctccgggATTCTACCGTCTTCCAGCTCCTGTGAGTTACCGACCACCACCGTCACAAGCTCCTCCCCTCCAGCTCGCTCTTCCTCAAAGAGAGAGGTCAGAAGATCGAATGGAGACTTCTTCAGCGGAGGCAGGAGGGATTAGGAAGAGGTTTAGAACTAAATTCACGGCAGAGCAGAAGGAGAGGATGTTAGGTTTAGCTGAGAGGATTGGATGGAGGATTCAGAGACAAGATGATGAAGTGATTCAAAGGTTTTGCCAAGAGACTGGTGTTCCGAGACAAGTTCTTAAGGTTTGGTTACATAACAACAAACACACTCTTGGTAAGTCGTCGTCGCcaccacttcatcatcatcagaatccAACTCTTCCTCCACAGTCTTCGTCGTTTCATCATGAACGAGACCAACCATGAATCATGCATGAGTTTCTTGATCACTACTAGGGTTTTAAGTTAGCTGATTAATTACTTAAAATATTTGagaagattttattttttaatttatgtactCATTTTGGTATTTTCATGTTGATGTTGTTGCTGATGATCTTTCTGGTTAATTACGTTTTTCATtttgaacttctaaaatatcTTATTAAACACTTGATTTGCATAGCTATTTAATTATTAGTGGGTCTTTAGTAATTAGCATCATATGTGTCCGTAAGTGTTTAAATCTATCAAGTATTTTGTCTAGGAATTTATACGGATTCGtacgtgtgtgtgtgttttttgtgTGCAGTTGTGTAGTAGATAGCATATGATTAATGTTTTCATGTGCATTTGTGTGTATATCCTTTTGATGAATGGTTCTTTTGCACTGGTTGACATTGTTCTTGTTTCTTAAGTTCTTGGTGTTTGACAGTGTT is a genomic window of Brassica napus cultivar Da-Ae chromosome A2, Da-Ae, whole genome shotgun sequence containing:
- the LOC106426185 gene encoding zinc-finger homeodomain protein 1; its protein translation is MDFEEEINLHEEEEEDALYDSPPPLPPPSRVLKASTESPDTAGTTSTGEGGFMVVHGGSSLGGGGRFRFRECLKNQAVNIGGHAVDGCGEFMPAGIEGTIEALKCAACGCHRNFHRKESLYFHHHHAPPQQQHHPPPPGFYRLPAPVSYRPPPSQAPPLQLALPQRERSEDRMETSSAEAGGIRKRFRTKFTAEQKERMLGLAERIGWRIQRQDDEVIQRFCQETGVPRQVLKVWLHNNKHTLGKSSSPPLHHHQNPTLPPQSSSFHHERDQP